Proteins encoded together in one Undibacterium sp. CCC3.4 window:
- a CDS encoding polyhydroxyalkanoate depolymerase: protein MLYQFHELNRAILNPLTKWAEASSKLFTNPVSPLAHSPYAQRIAAGYELMFRLGKNYQKPEFGISSVSIGEQNIDIVQTEVVVKPFCKLLHFSKVISEKDAAKLNQAKVLLVAPLSGHHSTLLRDTVRGLLPQHDVYITDWTDARMVAASEGPFHLHDYIYYVQDFIRLLGPDVHVVSVCQPTVPVLAAIALMASENDPKLPKTMTMMGGPIDPRKSPTQVNNLATEKKFSWFENTVIYSVPANYPGYGRKVYPGFLQHTGFVAMNPDRHAQSHWDYYQHLIKGDDESADQHRKFYDEYNAVLDMPAEYYLDTIKTVFQDFDLPRGTWEVEGKLVRPQDIKTVALLTVEGELDDISGAGQTQAAHDLCSSIPANMKQDFIAPGCGHYGIFSGRRWRDVICPQLADFIQKHR, encoded by the coding sequence ATGCTCTACCAATTTCATGAACTCAACCGCGCCATCCTCAACCCACTGACCAAGTGGGCAGAAGCGTCGTCGAAATTATTTACCAATCCGGTCTCACCGCTGGCGCACTCCCCTTATGCACAGCGCATTGCCGCAGGCTATGAACTCATGTTCCGCTTGGGCAAAAATTACCAAAAGCCGGAATTCGGCATTAGCTCGGTCAGCATCGGCGAACAGAACATCGACATTGTACAGACCGAAGTCGTGGTCAAACCCTTCTGCAAACTGCTGCACTTTTCCAAAGTGATCAGCGAGAAGGATGCTGCTAAGCTTAATCAAGCAAAAGTCTTGCTGGTCGCGCCATTATCTGGCCACCATTCGACTTTATTGCGCGATACTGTACGCGGTTTGTTGCCACAGCATGATGTCTACATCACCGATTGGACCGATGCACGCATGGTCGCGGCCTCGGAAGGCCCATTCCATTTACATGACTACATCTACTACGTGCAAGACTTCATTCGCTTGCTCGGCCCGGATGTGCATGTCGTTTCCGTTTGCCAACCAACCGTACCGGTACTGGCAGCCATTGCACTCATGGCCAGCGAAAACGATCCGAAATTGCCAAAAACCATGACCATGATGGGTGGCCCCATCGATCCGCGCAAATCACCGACGCAAGTCAATAATCTGGCCACTGAGAAAAAATTCTCTTGGTTCGAAAATACCGTGATTTACAGCGTACCGGCCAATTACCCCGGCTACGGTCGCAAAGTTTACCCTGGCTTCCTGCAACACACTGGTTTCGTTGCCATGAACCCAGATCGCCATGCGCAAAGCCATTGGGATTATTACCAGCATCTGATCAAAGGCGACGACGAATCGGCCGATCAACATCGCAAATTCTACGATGAATACAATGCCGTGCTCGATATGCCGGCCGAGTACTACCTCGATACCATTAAAACCGTGTTTCAAGACTTTGATCTGCCTAGGGGTACTTGGGAAGTTGAAGGCAAGCTGGTACGTCCGCAAGATATCAAAACCGTTGCCCTGTTGACGGTCGAAGGTGAACTCGACGATATCTCCGGTGCCGGTCAGACGCAAGCCGCCCATGATTTATGTAGCAGCATCCCAGCGAATATGAAACAAGATTTCATCGCGCCAGGCTGTGGCCACTACGGTATTTTCTCCGGCCGACGCTGGCGTGATGTGATTTGCCCACAACTGGCTGATTTCATTCAAAAACACCGTTAA
- a CDS encoding tetratricopeptide repeat protein gives MNEHEWSETEWRESCFLAFDLMRDAPEQGRAIAAAMRRQALARRLPVLGTFAELLFAFADFFEGKLALAEPEFERTAAMFELVGDEEGIAFANLGTVAVWRKHGMSEQAYSLCHSKILPLLSSRDNRLSVMIFNILGTLSQELGFTEEAVRHFYTSLEQARRLNIPNRVSQVLANLGEIFYLSGNATYAEELLEEARRLAVNSNERWLAPFISTMLALCKLALEKYEEAYLSVLSYVDEDSAAHHTDNASRAFCFSVAAYTLAMQGQLSKADQLNAVAMDLLESFEDRPLKPYSWWVSGHLHQCHQRYPEAIHDLQRAIEENANKGYCYTSLCAMKALGDLYASLGQFEEAYQQQQCYLELYTKMQGRATRLHVETVEFKNALKQTELALRLTESALQERQLLQHQLASR, from the coding sequence ATGAATGAGCACGAATGGTCGGAAACGGAGTGGCGCGAAAGTTGTTTTCTTGCATTCGATTTGATGCGTGATGCACCCGAGCAGGGGCGTGCGATCGCCGCGGCGATGCGACGTCAGGCCTTGGCGCGGCGCTTGCCGGTGTTGGGTACATTTGCGGAGTTATTGTTTGCTTTCGCCGATTTTTTTGAGGGAAAATTGGCCTTGGCTGAGCCGGAATTTGAACGCACGGCAGCAATGTTTGAGCTCGTCGGCGACGAGGAGGGCATCGCGTTTGCCAATCTCGGTACGGTTGCGGTATGGCGTAAGCATGGCATGTCGGAGCAAGCCTATTCGCTTTGTCATTCCAAGATTTTGCCTTTGTTGTCTAGCCGCGATAATCGTTTGTCTGTGATGATTTTCAATATACTCGGCACGCTCTCGCAAGAGTTGGGATTTACCGAAGAAGCAGTGCGGCATTTTTATACCTCGCTAGAACAAGCGCGTCGCCTGAATATCCCGAATCGGGTGTCGCAAGTGCTGGCTAATCTGGGCGAAATTTTTTATCTCAGCGGTAATGCGACCTATGCCGAAGAATTATTGGAAGAGGCGCGTAGACTGGCAGTCAACTCAAATGAACGCTGGTTGGCACCGTTTATCTCCACCATGCTGGCCTTATGTAAATTGGCCTTGGAAAAGTATGAAGAAGCGTATCTGTCGGTGCTGAGCTATGTCGATGAAGACTCAGCGGCGCATCATACCGATAATGCCAGTCGGGCATTTTGTTTTTCCGTGGCCGCGTACACTTTGGCGATGCAGGGACAGTTATCCAAGGCTGACCAGCTCAATGCCGTTGCGATGGACTTGCTTGAGAGTTTTGAAGACCGTCCGCTCAAGCCTTACAGTTGGTGGGTCAGCGGGCATTTGCATCAATGTCATCAGCGCTATCCGGAAGCAATTCACGATTTGCAGCGGGCAATTGAAGAAAACGCCAACAAAGGCTATTGCTACACTTCCTTGTGTGCGATGAAAGCACTGGGCGATTTGTATGCAAGCTTGGGACAATTCGAGGAAGCATATCAGCAACAGCAGTGTTATCTTGAGCTCTATACCAAAATGCAGGGACGTGCGACGCGTTTGCATGTGGAGACGGTGGAATTCAAAAATGCGCTCAAGCAGACTGAGTTAGCGCTTCGCTTGACCGAGAGTGCCTTGCAAGAGCGGCAATTGCTGCAACATCAGTTAGCCAGTCGGTAG